A genomic segment from Fundulus heteroclitus isolate FHET01 chromosome 6, MU-UCD_Fhet_4.1, whole genome shotgun sequence encodes:
- the LOC118563435 gene encoding phospholipid scramblase family member 5, with protein sequence MSAVTSQPLPFGPLEREKHIQGVSRAFKNRCGTSCECQTHPVGAKSRQGLPDRESDGHDSDLNARRGTQNMRAQPPAQLMLEAVKQNLKEDAGLQFLSELETVRQIHVTARPELQGPRCASRRIHSITTGSSKSQMFVAVEESSCVCPQCRGPARACSFQGFDYQGRQVFYFERTLRADTCCFGCCLMEMRAYSPQKHLVGTVCQRWSMFTPRLEVCDPEGGSTIRIQGPCCPCRCLSNPKFQIVSNIGEQIGTIWKKWPGFGDERNMDHEYFGLEVLQTLDPQTKLLLLAATFLLVSMELLSVKLVDA encoded by the exons ATGTCGGCCGTGACCAGTCAGCCTCTCCCATTTGGTCCACTTGAGCGGGAGAAGCACATCCAGGGGGTCTCCAGAGCTTTCAAGAACCGTTGTGGGACTTCGTGTGAGTGCCAGACTCACCCAGTGGGAGCCAAATCGCGCCAAGGGCTTCCTGACAGGGAATCTGATGGACACGATTCAGATCTTAATGCTCGCAGGGGGACGCAGAACATGCGCGCACAGCCACCAGCGCAACTGATGCTCGAGGCTGTGAAGCAGAACCTTAAAGAGGACGCCGGATTGCAGTTTTTGTCAGAGTTAGAGACAGTAAGGCAGATACATGTCACTGCAAGACCTGAGCTGCAGG GTCCACGGTGTGCCTCCAGAAGGATTCACAGCATCACCACAGGAAGTAGCAAGTCCCAGATGTTTGTGGCTGTAGAGG AGAGCTCCTGCGTGTGTCCCCAGTGCCGCGGTCCAGCTCGGGCCTGCTCCTTCCAGGGTTTTGACTATCAGGGAAGACAGgtcttttactttgaaaggacCCTTAGGGCGGACACCTGCTGCTTTGGCTGCTGCCTGATGGAGATGAgggcatattcacctcaaaaGCATCTCGTCGGCACTGTATGTCAGAG GTGGAGCATGTTTACCCCTCGGCTGGAGGTGTGCGACCCAGAAGGAGGCTCCACAATCCGAATCCAGGGTCCTTGCTGCCCGTGCCGCTGCTTGTCCAACCCAAAATTCCAG ATTGTTTCCAACATTGGAGAGCAAATAGGTACGATATGGAAGAAATGGCCCGGCTTCGGCGATGAACGTAACATGGATCATGAATATTTTGGGCTGGAGG TGTTGCAGACTCTGGATCCACAGACTAAACTCCTGCTCCTGGCAGCTACTTTCTTACTGGTAAGTATGGAGCTGCTGTCAGTGAAGCTGGTTGATGCATAA
- the eif4e2 gene encoding eukaryotic translation initiation factor 4E type 2 isoform X1 — translation MNNKFDALKDDDSGDHEQDQGSPKDSEKEKLEEDDKEQNIIKRKMVVPGPGEHPLQYNYTFWYSRRTPGRPASTQSYEQNIKQIGSFASVEQFWRFYSHMIRPGDLTGHSDFHLFKEGIKPMWEDDANKMGGKWIIRLRKGLASRCWENLILAMLGEQFMVGEEICGAVVSVRFQEDIISIWNKTASDQATTARIRDTLRRVLNLPPNTIMEYKTHTDSIKAWEDFHGLVNASGGR, via the exons ATGAACAACAAATTTGATGC GCTGAAAGACGATGACAGTGGAGATCACGAGCAGGATCAAGGCTCACCGAAAGacagtgaaaaggaaaaactcgAAGAAGACGACAAGGAACAGAACATTATAAAGAGAAAA ATGGTGGTTCCAGGGCCAGGAGAGCATCCCCTTCAGTACAACTACACGTTCTGGTACTCGAGGCGTACTCCCGGGAGGCCGGCCAGCACGCAGAGCTACGAGCAGAACATCAAACAGATCGGCAGCTTCGCTTCG GTGGAGCAGTTTTGGCGTTTTTATAGCCACATGATCCGGCCTGGTGATCTAACAGGTCATAGCGACTTCCACCTGTTTAAGGAAGGCATCAAGCCTATGTGGGAG GATGATGCCAATAAGATGGGTGGGAAGTGGATCATCCGCTTAAGGAAAGGCCTGGCGTCTCGATGCTGGGAGAACCTGATCCTGGCCATGCTGGGGGAGCAGTTCATGGTAGGAGAGGAGATCTGCGGGGCGGTCGTGTCCGTGCGCTTCCAG gaggACATTATATCCATCTGGAACAAAACGGCGAGCGACCAAGCGACGACGGCTCGCATCAGAGACACGTTGCGCCGAGTCCTCAACCTGCCGCCCAACACCATCATGGAGTACaagactcacacagacagcATTAA AGCCTGGGAAGACTTCCATGGTCTGGTGAATGCTAGCGGCGGACGTTAG
- the chrng gene encoding acetylcholine receptor subunit gamma isoform X2, protein MGSGPGCSPLLFLRVLMISAAACAVNLEGALFKDLMEGYNKNVQPNEKNGNVTQVSIKMILTNLISLNEKEEVLTTSVWIEMVWCDYRLRWDKPPRSALYGNITSKLRVPSKNIWLPDIVLENNVDGQFEIAYYCNALVSPDGCVYWLPPAIYRSACAITVNYFPFDWQNCTMIFRSQSYSANEIELDLQKTENYTLEWVEIDKEACTENGEWTIRHRPAKKVIDTQYTKDDLEYQQIVFFLIIQRKPVFYIINIIVPCVLFSSLSLLVYFLPARAGGQKCNMAIYSLLGQTVFLFLIAKKVPETSKAVPLIGKTPNTHRMTDKVRKIFLNVLPQLLRMRMKVWTPDDEKTSETPDGKPLYRDRLHCRRCSSISLITKAEEYLVEVARSELMFEKLKERNGLMKSVLETLHGGVKGGTAEQLSVSLAQASPELRQCVASCKHIAETARQQNNFQSENEEWFLVARVIDRVCFIVMALVFFVGTTGIFLMGHFNQPPSTPFDGDPKEYLPPY, encoded by the exons ATGGGTTCTGGACCTGGATGCTCCCCGTTGCTCTTTCTAAGAGTCCTCATGATTTCTGCTGCAG CATGTGCGGTCAACCTGGAAGGAGCCCTTTTCAAGGATTTGATGGAGGGCTATAACAAGAATGTGCAACCAAATGAGAAAAATGGAAACGTCACCCAAGTCTCCATCAAGATGATTCTCACCAACCTCATCTCTCTG AATGAAAAAGAGGAAGTCCTGACAACCAGCGTGTGGATCGAAATG GTGTGGTGTGACTACAGGCTGAGGTGGGACAAACCACCAAGATCAGCTTTGTATGGGAACATAACGTCGAAACTACGCGTTCCCTCCAAAAACATCTGGCTGCCGGATATCGTGTTGGAGAACAA CGTGGACGGACAGTTTGAGATAGCATATTACTGTAACGCGCTGGTGTCCCCGGACGGCTGCGTGTACTGGCTGCCTCCTGCCATCTACCGTAGCGCCTGTGCCATCACAGTGAACTATTTCCCCTTTGACTGGCAAAACTGCACTATGATCTTCCG CTCCCAGAGTTACAGCGCCAATGAGATTGAACTGGATCTCCAAAAAACGGAGAACTATACCCTGGAGTGGGTGGAAATTGATAAAGAAGCTTGTACAG AGAACGGCGAGTGGACCATCAGACACCGACCCGCCAAGAAGGTGATCGACACACAGTATACTAAAGATGACCTGGAGTACCAGCAGATTGTTTTCTTCCTCATCATCCAGAGAAAGCCAGTTTTCTACATCATCAACATCATAGTCCCCTGTGTCCTCTTCTCCTCCCTTAGCCTGCTGGTTTACTTCTTGCCTGCTCGAG CTGGGGGTCAGAAGTGCAACATGGCTATTTACTCGCTTCTGGGTCAGACCGTGTTTCTCTTCTTGATCGCTAAGAAAGTTCCAGAGACTTCAAAAGCCGTGCCTCTAATTGGGAA GACTCCGAACACTCACAGAATGACAGACAAAGTTCGTAAG ATCTTCTTGAACGTGCTGCCTCAGCTGCTCAGGATGAGGATGAAAGTCTGGACACCAGACGATGAGAAAACTTCTGAAACTCCTGACGGAAAACCTCTTTACAGAGACCGACTCCACTGCCGCCGCTGCAGCTCCATTTCTCTCATCACTAAAGCGGAGGAATATTTAGTGGAAGTGGCCCGATCTGAGCTGATGTTTGAAAAACTCAAAGAGAGGAACGGATTAATGAAGTCAGTTTTAGAAACGCTTC ACGGTGGAGTGAAAGGAGGCACCGCTGAACAGCTTAGTGTCAGCCTGGCGCAGGCCTCACCGGAGCTGAGGCAGTGCGTGGCCTCCTGCAAACACATAGCAGAGACTGCAAGACAACAGAACAACTTCCAGAGT GAAAATGAAGAATGGTTCCTGGTGGCTCGTGTGATCGACAGGGTCTGCTTCATCGTCATGGCGTTAGTGTTTTTCGTCGGCACAACTGGCATTTTCCTGATGGGCCACTTCAACCAGCCTCCCTCAACACCATTTGATGGGGATCCAAAGGAGTATCTCCCGCCCTATTAA
- the prss56 gene encoding uncharacterized protein prss56: MLLLFFSLLLTGPDCLHGAPAGREVHRMPQSALRALSDRGTVVLEAAMASALSALQRASSERSRAEAGCRGCAPCLFQDCGQLSGSCSSPSDALSEPSCDVISKAQKLQSEAERSWALSQACGYYRHRCLPGELNTESCIRIMGESCSARVLQCSLLNTMQNLEPDMQSHAKAVCGQRSSRVQNVTQPRSRIVGGSAAPLGSWPWLVNLQLNGELMCGGVLVDSSWVVTAAHCFAGSRSESYWSAVVGEFDITKKDPDEQVLKVNRIIAHPKFNPKTFNNDIALVELTSPVVLSEHVTPVCLPSGVDPPTGSPCLVAGWGSLYEDGPSADIVMEAKVPLLPQSTCKSALGKELVTNTMLCAGYLSGGIDSCQGDSGGPLIYQDQISGRFQLFGITSWGDGCGEKGKPGVYTRVSAFSDWIQAEIQRSLGSREPTCPELLKTTDMTEVEQRSEFNSLCHFYTLTCPPGQSASACSRMAEDKCLTRFKKCQLRSFLETLLDLLQRAEDYIRDKMDLTFFTQTLPQLVEHIYSAAFTHNRERRDLGLSYSLTQIKEQLGGAVKRAAQDLPHAPPALFRYVGPSVAEWEEYLRNMADDMDRQHQTGVTDMSSITKSNEEKLFLQTQDPLVQQLAGQYQSVISDLFSKLGSRAAPPHLHLEAAHLEERSPDGPSATGTSGHAAPSSSSQKSQEPWSLLSVLLDELRRIRTQDETVDDGASQSEASFNGDVSPEWSATSGDFTFDGNRDGEGLKASAVPLLDPLTSALPKVDESPHAETSDPKRDGKSFLLLRRPRSVLQKRQIPGNSAKICPGLRESSQQVSQIRESYSWILNIPRDNLRMNFQEVLVDLTSKNDQGLYQARIRAVVAGRPSTFYCHVGLENESFNRSVPRIIAVALDTLKS; the protein is encoded by the exons CTCTGTCTGATCGGGGCACAGTTGTCCTGGAGGCGGCCATGGCGAGCGCCCTGTCTGCCCTCCAGCGCGCATCGTCAGAAAGAAGTCGGGCGGAGGCCGGCTGTCGAGGTTGTGCTCCCTGCCTGTTTCAGGACTGTGGACAGCTGTCAGGATCCTGCT CATCGCCTTCTGACGCCTTGTCGGAGCCcagctgtgatgtcatcagtaAGGCCCAGAAGCTTCAAAGCGAGGCCGAGCGGAGCTGGGCTCTGAGTCAGGCCTGTGGGTACTACCGGCACCGCTGTCTCCCCGGCGAGCTGAACACCGAGAGCTGCATCAGGATCATGGGGGAGAGCTGCAGCGCCCGCGTCCTCCAGTGCAGCCTGCTCAACACCATGCAGAACCTGGAGCCTGATATGCAGTCACATGCAAAAG CAGTTTGTGGTCAGAGGTCCTCCAGAGTGCAGAACGTCACACAGCCACGCTCCAGGATTGTGGGTGGCTCCGCTGCGCCTCTGGGCAGCTGGCCCTGGCTGGTGAACCTGCAGCTAAACGGTGAACTGATGTGTGGAGGGGTCTTGGTGGACAGCTCCTGGGTGGTCACTGCAGCACATTGTTTCGCCGG CAGCCGCAGTGAAAGCTACTGGAGCGCTGTGGTGGGCGAGTTTGACATCACCAAGAAAGACCCTGATGAACAGGTTCTTAAAGTCAACCGTATCATCGCCCATCCTAAG TTCAACCCAAAGACGTTTAACAATGACATAGCCCTGGTGGAGCTGACATCCCCGGTGGTCCTGTCTGAACATGTGACCCCAGTGTGTCTTCCTTCTGGTGTGGACCCCCCCACAGGCAGCCCGTGTCTGGTGGCGGGCTGGGGGTCCCTCTATGAAG ATGGGCCTTCGGCCGACATAGTGATGGAGGCCAAGGTTCCCCTGCTGCCTCAGAGCACCTGTAAGAGCGCCCTCGGCAAAGAGCTGGTCACCAACACCATGCTGTGCGCCGGCTATCTGTCTGGAGGCATAGACTCCTGtcag GGAGACTCTGGGGGCCCCCTGATCTACCAGGATCAAATTTCAGGTCGCTTCCAGCTCTTCGGTATCACCTCCTGGGGGGATGGCTGTGGAGAAAAAGGCAAACCTGGAGTGTATACACGGGTGTCTGCTTTCTCTGACTGGATTCAGGCTGAGATACAGA gATCACTAGGAAGCAGGGAACCAACATGTCCAGAACTCCTGAAAACCACAGACATGACTGAAGTGGAGCAGAGGTCCGAGTTTAACTCTCTCTGCCACTTCTACACCCTGACCTGTCCTCCTGGTCAGTCTGCCAGCGCTTGCAGTCGTATGGCTGAGGACAAATGCCTCACCCGCTTCAAGAAATGCC AGTTACGCTCATTCCTCGAAACCCTGCTGGACTTGCTCCAGAGGGCCGAAGACTACATCAGAGACAAAATGGACTTGACCTTCTTCACCCAGACGCTTCCTCAGCTTGTGGAGCACATCTACAGCGCAGCGTTTACCCacaacagagagaggagagacctCGGTCTGAGCTACAGCCTCACTCAGATTAAAG AACAGCTAGGTGGAGCTGTGAAACGAGCAGCGCAGGATCTGCCTCATGCTCCACCAGCTTTATTTAGATATGTCGGCCCTTCAGTGGCTGAATGGGAGGAATACCTGAGAAACATGGCCGACGATATGGATAGACAACACCAGACCGGAGTTACAGACATGTCCTCCATAACAAAAAGTAATGAGGAAAAGCTTTTTCTACag ACACAGGATCCTTTGGTGCAACAACTGGCTGGACAATATCAGTCTGTTATTTCAGATCTTTTCTCCAAACTGGGCTCCAGAGCAGCTCCTCCTCATCTGCACCTGGAGGCAGCCCACCTTGAAGAGCGCTCTCCTGACGGTCCTTCTGCGACCGGAACATCGGGCCACGCCGCTCCATCGTCCTCGTCCCAGAAATCCCAGGAGCCCTGGTCCCTCCTGTCAGTCTTGCTAGATGAACTTAGAAGAATCAGAACGCAGGATGAGACTGTGGATGATGGCGCGTCACAAAGTGAAGCTTCCTTCAATGGGGACGTTTCTCCTGAGTGGAGCGCCACATCAGGGGATTTCACATTTGATGGCAATAGAGACGGAGAAGGATTAAAAGCTTCGGCAGTGCCGCTTCTGGATCCGTTGACATCGGCGCTCCCGAAGGTTGATGAGAGTCCGCACGCAGAAACCTCTGATCCGAAACGTGACGGAAAGTCATTCCTTCTTCTGAGAAGACCCAGGAGCGTTCTCCAAAAGAGGCAGATCCCTGGCAACAGTGCAAAAA TTTGTCCTGGCCTGAGAGAGTCTTCACAACAAGTCAGCCAGATCCGCGAGTCTTACAGCTGGATCCTAAACATACCGCGGGACAACCTGCGGATGAACTTCCAAGAG GTCTTAGTTGATCTGACCTCCAAGAACGATCAGGGGCTTTACCAGGCGCGGATCAGAGCTGTGGTGGCAGGGAGACCCTCGACCTTCTACTGTCACGTGGGTCTTGAGAATGAATCGTTCAACCGCAGCGTGCCGAGGATTATCGCCGTGGCTCTGGATACTCTCAAGTCTTAA
- the eif4e2 gene encoding eukaryotic translation initiation factor 4E type 2 isoform X3: protein MVVPGPGEHPLQYNYTFWYSRRTPGRPASTQSYEQNIKQIGSFASVEQFWRFYSHMIRPGDLTGHSDFHLFKEGIKPMWEDDANKMGGKWIIRLRKGLASRCWENLILAMLGEQFMVGEEICGAVVSVRFQEDIISIWNKTASDQATTARIRDTLRRVLNLPPNTIMEYKTHTDSIKAWEDFHGLVNASGGR from the exons ATGGTGGTTCCAGGGCCAGGAGAGCATCCCCTTCAGTACAACTACACGTTCTGGTACTCGAGGCGTACTCCCGGGAGGCCGGCCAGCACGCAGAGCTACGAGCAGAACATCAAACAGATCGGCAGCTTCGCTTCG GTGGAGCAGTTTTGGCGTTTTTATAGCCACATGATCCGGCCTGGTGATCTAACAGGTCATAGCGACTTCCACCTGTTTAAGGAAGGCATCAAGCCTATGTGGGAG GATGATGCCAATAAGATGGGTGGGAAGTGGATCATCCGCTTAAGGAAAGGCCTGGCGTCTCGATGCTGGGAGAACCTGATCCTGGCCATGCTGGGGGAGCAGTTCATGGTAGGAGAGGAGATCTGCGGGGCGGTCGTGTCCGTGCGCTTCCAG gaggACATTATATCCATCTGGAACAAAACGGCGAGCGACCAAGCGACGACGGCTCGCATCAGAGACACGTTGCGCCGAGTCCTCAACCTGCCGCCCAACACCATCATGGAGTACaagactcacacagacagcATTAA AGCCTGGGAAGACTTCCATGGTCTGGTGAATGCTAGCGGCGGACGTTAG
- the eif4e2 gene encoding eukaryotic translation initiation factor 4E type 2 isoform X2 has product MNNKFDALKDDDSGDHEQDQGSPKDSEKEKLEEDDKEQNIIKRKMVVPGPGEHPLQYNYTFWYSRRTPGRPASTQSYEQNIKQIGSFASVEQFWRFYSHMIRPGDLTGHSDFHLFKEGIKPMWEDDANKMGGKWIIRLRKGLASRCWENLILAMLGEQFMVGEEICGAVVSVRFQEDIISIWNKTASDQATTARIRDTLRRVLNLPPNTIMEYKTHTDSIKYSLGRLPWSGEC; this is encoded by the exons ATGAACAACAAATTTGATGC GCTGAAAGACGATGACAGTGGAGATCACGAGCAGGATCAAGGCTCACCGAAAGacagtgaaaaggaaaaactcgAAGAAGACGACAAGGAACAGAACATTATAAAGAGAAAA ATGGTGGTTCCAGGGCCAGGAGAGCATCCCCTTCAGTACAACTACACGTTCTGGTACTCGAGGCGTACTCCCGGGAGGCCGGCCAGCACGCAGAGCTACGAGCAGAACATCAAACAGATCGGCAGCTTCGCTTCG GTGGAGCAGTTTTGGCGTTTTTATAGCCACATGATCCGGCCTGGTGATCTAACAGGTCATAGCGACTTCCACCTGTTTAAGGAAGGCATCAAGCCTATGTGGGAG GATGATGCCAATAAGATGGGTGGGAAGTGGATCATCCGCTTAAGGAAAGGCCTGGCGTCTCGATGCTGGGAGAACCTGATCCTGGCCATGCTGGGGGAGCAGTTCATGGTAGGAGAGGAGATCTGCGGGGCGGTCGTGTCCGTGCGCTTCCAG gaggACATTATATCCATCTGGAACAAAACGGCGAGCGACCAAGCGACGACGGCTCGCATCAGAGACACGTTGCGCCGAGTCCTCAACCTGCCGCCCAACACCATCATGGAGTACaagactcacacagacagcATTAAGTAT AGCCTGGGAAGACTTCCATGGTCTGGTGAATGCTAG
- the chrng gene encoding acetylcholine receptor subunit gamma isoform X1, whose protein sequence is MGSGPGCSPLLFLRVLMISAAACAVNLEGALFKDLMEGYNKNVQPNEKNGNVTQVSIKMILTNLISLNEKEEVLTTSVWIEMVWCDYRLRWDKPPRSALYGNITSKLRVPSKNIWLPDIVLENNVDGQFEIAYYCNALVSPDGCVYWLPPAIYRSACAITVNYFPFDWQNCTMIFRSQSYSANEIELDLQKTENYTLEWVEIDKEACTENGEWTIRHRPAKKVIDTQYTKDDLEYQQIVFFLIIQRKPVFYIINIIVPCVLFSSLSLLVYFLPARAGGQKCNMAIYSLLGQTVFLFLIAKKVPETSKAVPLIGKYLMFVMSVTTIVIINCVIVLNVSLRTPNTHRMTDKVRKIFLNVLPQLLRMRMKVWTPDDEKTSETPDGKPLYRDRLHCRRCSSISLITKAEEYLVEVARSELMFEKLKERNGLMKSVLETLHGGVKGGTAEQLSVSLAQASPELRQCVASCKHIAETARQQNNFQSENEEWFLVARVIDRVCFIVMALVFFVGTTGIFLMGHFNQPPSTPFDGDPKEYLPPY, encoded by the exons ATGGGTTCTGGACCTGGATGCTCCCCGTTGCTCTTTCTAAGAGTCCTCATGATTTCTGCTGCAG CATGTGCGGTCAACCTGGAAGGAGCCCTTTTCAAGGATTTGATGGAGGGCTATAACAAGAATGTGCAACCAAATGAGAAAAATGGAAACGTCACCCAAGTCTCCATCAAGATGATTCTCACCAACCTCATCTCTCTG AATGAAAAAGAGGAAGTCCTGACAACCAGCGTGTGGATCGAAATG GTGTGGTGTGACTACAGGCTGAGGTGGGACAAACCACCAAGATCAGCTTTGTATGGGAACATAACGTCGAAACTACGCGTTCCCTCCAAAAACATCTGGCTGCCGGATATCGTGTTGGAGAACAA CGTGGACGGACAGTTTGAGATAGCATATTACTGTAACGCGCTGGTGTCCCCGGACGGCTGCGTGTACTGGCTGCCTCCTGCCATCTACCGTAGCGCCTGTGCCATCACAGTGAACTATTTCCCCTTTGACTGGCAAAACTGCACTATGATCTTCCG CTCCCAGAGTTACAGCGCCAATGAGATTGAACTGGATCTCCAAAAAACGGAGAACTATACCCTGGAGTGGGTGGAAATTGATAAAGAAGCTTGTACAG AGAACGGCGAGTGGACCATCAGACACCGACCCGCCAAGAAGGTGATCGACACACAGTATACTAAAGATGACCTGGAGTACCAGCAGATTGTTTTCTTCCTCATCATCCAGAGAAAGCCAGTTTTCTACATCATCAACATCATAGTCCCCTGTGTCCTCTTCTCCTCCCTTAGCCTGCTGGTTTACTTCTTGCCTGCTCGAG CTGGGGGTCAGAAGTGCAACATGGCTATTTACTCGCTTCTGGGTCAGACCGTGTTTCTCTTCTTGATCGCTAAGAAAGTTCCAGAGACTTCAAAAGCCGTGCCTCTAATTGGGAA ATATCTGATGTTTGTGATGTCAGTGACCACCATTGTAATAATAAACTGTGTGATTGTCCTCAACGTGTCTTTAAGGACTCCGAACACTCACAGAATGACAGACAAAGTTCGTAAG ATCTTCTTGAACGTGCTGCCTCAGCTGCTCAGGATGAGGATGAAAGTCTGGACACCAGACGATGAGAAAACTTCTGAAACTCCTGACGGAAAACCTCTTTACAGAGACCGACTCCACTGCCGCCGCTGCAGCTCCATTTCTCTCATCACTAAAGCGGAGGAATATTTAGTGGAAGTGGCCCGATCTGAGCTGATGTTTGAAAAACTCAAAGAGAGGAACGGATTAATGAAGTCAGTTTTAGAAACGCTTC ACGGTGGAGTGAAAGGAGGCACCGCTGAACAGCTTAGTGTCAGCCTGGCGCAGGCCTCACCGGAGCTGAGGCAGTGCGTGGCCTCCTGCAAACACATAGCAGAGACTGCAAGACAACAGAACAACTTCCAGAGT GAAAATGAAGAATGGTTCCTGGTGGCTCGTGTGATCGACAGGGTCTGCTTCATCGTCATGGCGTTAGTGTTTTTCGTCGGCACAACTGGCATTTTCCTGATGGGCCACTTCAACCAGCCTCCCTCAACACCATTTGATGGGGATCCAAAGGAGTATCTCCCGCCCTATTAA